From one Erinaceus europaeus chromosome 4, mEriEur2.1, whole genome shotgun sequence genomic stretch:
- the SIRT5 gene encoding NAD-dependent protein deacylase sirtuin-5, mitochondrial isoform X2, producing the protein MCSPALSLGGCRVGDFSKAHLKNWCCEKNLMCSFQIVPKRITAQLICGLKSSTLIGTKICPTMARPSSDMADFRKFFAKAKHIVIISGAGVSAESGVPTFRGAGGYWRKWQAQDLATPQAFTRNPSQVWEFYHYRREVMQSKEPNPGHLAIAECEARLHKQGRRVMVITQNIDELHRKAGTKNLLEIHGSLFKTRCTSCGVVTENYKSPVCPALAGKGAPEPEAQDARIPVEKLPRCEEAGCGGLLRPHVVWFGENLDPTILEEVDRELSLCDLCLVVGTSSVVYPAAMFAPQVSARGVPVAEFNMETTPATNRFSHLVSSSSLVNINN; encoded by the exons ATGTGTAGTCCCGCATTGTCGCTGGGGGGCTGCCGAGTCGGG GATTTTTCTAAGGCCCATCTCAAGAATTGGTGTTGTGAAAAAAACCTGATGTGTTCTTTCCAGATTGTTCCTAAACGGATAACTGCCCAGCTAATTTGTGGACTCAAGTCTTCAACCCTCATAGGAACCAAAATTTGCCCAACAATGGCTCGTCCAAGTTCAG ACATGGCAGATTTCCGGAAGTTTTTTGCAAAAGCAAAGCACATAGTCATCATATCAGGAGCTGGTGTCAGTGCTGAAAGTGGAGTTCCAACTTTCAGAGGAGCTGGAGGTTACTGGAGAAAATGGCAAGCTCAG GACCTAGCCACCCCTCAGGCCTTCACCCGAAACCCATCCCAAGTATGGGAGTTCTACCACTACCGGCGTGAGGTCATGCAGAGCAAGGAGCCAAACCCTGGGCACCTTGCCATCGCTGAATGTGAGGCCCGGCTGCACAAGCAGGGCCGACGGGTCATGGTTATCACTCAGAACATTGATGAGCTGCACCGCAAGGCCGGTACCAAGAATCTTCTGGAAATCCATG GTAGCTTATTTAAAACTCGATGTACCTCTTGTGGAGTTGTGACTGAAAATTACAAGAGTCCAGTTTGTCCAGCTTTAGCAGGAAAAGG TGCTCCAGAACCCGAAGCTCAAGATGCCAGAATCCCAGTAGAGAAGCTTCCCAG gtgtgaagaGGCAGGTTGTGGGGGCCTACTGCGACCTCACGTAGTCTGGTTTGGTGAGAACCTGGATCCAACAATTTTGGAAGAGGTTGACAGAGAGCTGTCCCTCTGTGATTTGTGTCTCGTG gtggggacttccTCTGTGGTTTATCCTGCTGCCATGTTTGCCCCCCAGGTATCTGCAAGGGGAGTCCCAGTAGCTGAATTTAACATGGAAACCACTCCAGCCACCAACCGATTCAG TCACTTGGTCTCCAGTTCTTCACTAgtgaatataaataattaa
- the SIRT5 gene encoding NAD-dependent protein deacylase sirtuin-5, mitochondrial isoform X1, whose translation MCSPALSLGGCRVGDFSKAHLKNWCCEKNLMCSFQIVPKRITAQLICGLKSSTLIGTKICPTMARPSSDMADFRKFFAKAKHIVIISGAGVSAESGVPTFRGAGGYWRKWQAQDLATPQAFTRNPSQVWEFYHYRREVMQSKEPNPGHLAIAECEARLHKQGRRVMVITQNIDELHRKAGTKNLLEIHGSLFKTRCTSCGVVTENYKSPVCPALAGKGAPEPEAQDARIPVEKLPRCEEAGCGGLLRPHVVWFGENLDPTILEEVDRELSLCDLCLVVGTSSVVYPAAMFAPQVSARGVPVAEFNMETTPATNRFRFHFQGPCGTTLPEALAPHETETIS comes from the exons ATGTGTAGTCCCGCATTGTCGCTGGGGGGCTGCCGAGTCGGG GATTTTTCTAAGGCCCATCTCAAGAATTGGTGTTGTGAAAAAAACCTGATGTGTTCTTTCCAGATTGTTCCTAAACGGATAACTGCCCAGCTAATTTGTGGACTCAAGTCTTCAACCCTCATAGGAACCAAAATTTGCCCAACAATGGCTCGTCCAAGTTCAG ACATGGCAGATTTCCGGAAGTTTTTTGCAAAAGCAAAGCACATAGTCATCATATCAGGAGCTGGTGTCAGTGCTGAAAGTGGAGTTCCAACTTTCAGAGGAGCTGGAGGTTACTGGAGAAAATGGCAAGCTCAG GACCTAGCCACCCCTCAGGCCTTCACCCGAAACCCATCCCAAGTATGGGAGTTCTACCACTACCGGCGTGAGGTCATGCAGAGCAAGGAGCCAAACCCTGGGCACCTTGCCATCGCTGAATGTGAGGCCCGGCTGCACAAGCAGGGCCGACGGGTCATGGTTATCACTCAGAACATTGATGAGCTGCACCGCAAGGCCGGTACCAAGAATCTTCTGGAAATCCATG GTAGCTTATTTAAAACTCGATGTACCTCTTGTGGAGTTGTGACTGAAAATTACAAGAGTCCAGTTTGTCCAGCTTTAGCAGGAAAAGG TGCTCCAGAACCCGAAGCTCAAGATGCCAGAATCCCAGTAGAGAAGCTTCCCAG gtgtgaagaGGCAGGTTGTGGGGGCCTACTGCGACCTCACGTAGTCTGGTTTGGTGAGAACCTGGATCCAACAATTTTGGAAGAGGTTGACAGAGAGCTGTCCCTCTGTGATTTGTGTCTCGTG gtggggacttccTCTGTGGTTTATCCTGCTGCCATGTTTGCCCCCCAGGTATCTGCAAGGGGAGTCCCAGTAGCTGAATTTAACATGGAAACCACTCCAGCCACCAACCGATTCAG
- the SIRT5 gene encoding NAD-dependent protein deacylase sirtuin-5, mitochondrial isoform X3 encodes MCSFQIVPKRITAQLICGLKSSTLIGTKICPTMARPSSDMADFRKFFAKAKHIVIISGAGVSAESGVPTFRGAGGYWRKWQAQDLATPQAFTRNPSQVWEFYHYRREVMQSKEPNPGHLAIAECEARLHKQGRRVMVITQNIDELHRKAGTKNLLEIHGSLFKTRCTSCGVVTENYKSPVCPALAGKGAPEPEAQDARIPVEKLPRCEEAGCGGLLRPHVVWFGENLDPTILEEVDRELSLCDLCLVVGTSSVVYPAAMFAPQVSARGVPVAEFNMETTPATNRFRFHFQGPCGTTLPEALAPHETETIS; translated from the exons ATGTGTTCTTTCCAGATTGTTCCTAAACGGATAACTGCCCAGCTAATTTGTGGACTCAAGTCTTCAACCCTCATAGGAACCAAAATTTGCCCAACAATGGCTCGTCCAAGTTCAG ACATGGCAGATTTCCGGAAGTTTTTTGCAAAAGCAAAGCACATAGTCATCATATCAGGAGCTGGTGTCAGTGCTGAAAGTGGAGTTCCAACTTTCAGAGGAGCTGGAGGTTACTGGAGAAAATGGCAAGCTCAG GACCTAGCCACCCCTCAGGCCTTCACCCGAAACCCATCCCAAGTATGGGAGTTCTACCACTACCGGCGTGAGGTCATGCAGAGCAAGGAGCCAAACCCTGGGCACCTTGCCATCGCTGAATGTGAGGCCCGGCTGCACAAGCAGGGCCGACGGGTCATGGTTATCACTCAGAACATTGATGAGCTGCACCGCAAGGCCGGTACCAAGAATCTTCTGGAAATCCATG GTAGCTTATTTAAAACTCGATGTACCTCTTGTGGAGTTGTGACTGAAAATTACAAGAGTCCAGTTTGTCCAGCTTTAGCAGGAAAAGG TGCTCCAGAACCCGAAGCTCAAGATGCCAGAATCCCAGTAGAGAAGCTTCCCAG gtgtgaagaGGCAGGTTGTGGGGGCCTACTGCGACCTCACGTAGTCTGGTTTGGTGAGAACCTGGATCCAACAATTTTGGAAGAGGTTGACAGAGAGCTGTCCCTCTGTGATTTGTGTCTCGTG gtggggacttccTCTGTGGTTTATCCTGCTGCCATGTTTGCCCCCCAGGTATCTGCAAGGGGAGTCCCAGTAGCTGAATTTAACATGGAAACCACTCCAGCCACCAACCGATTCAG